The following coding sequences lie in one Oryctolagus cuniculus chromosome 7, mOryCun1.1, whole genome shotgun sequence genomic window:
- the LOC127493460 gene encoding cytochrome P450 4A4-like isoform X2, producing MSVSALSPTRLPGSLSGLLQVAALLGLLLLLLKAAQLYLHRQWLLRALQQFPCPPFHWLLGHSREFQNDQELERIQKWVEKFPGACPWWLSGNKARLLVYDPDYLKVILGRSGYGLLLLDGQTWFQHRRMLTPAFHYDILKPYVGLMVDSVQIMLDRWEQLISQDSSLEIFQHVSLMTLDTIMKCAFSYQGSVQLDRNSHSYIQAINDLNNLVFYRARNVFHQSDFLYRLSPEGRLFHRACQLAHEHTDRVIQQRKAQLQQEGELEKVRRKRRLDFLDVLLFAKMENGSSLSDQDLRAEVDTFMFEGHDTTASGVSWIFYALATHPEHQHRCREEIQGLLGDGASITWEHLDQMPYTTMCIKEALRLYPPVPSVTRQLSKPVTFPDGRSLPKGVRPFPVCTRFCLPQPRFPALLRGSTELHRETICHEGAEGGRGPDPAALRAAAGSHQDPHPHRTGCAEVQEWDSPASQEAPLTLLGTRTGSEASYLASRLWITCLCPLPLCTHPAFSVPTCPSCTCLPSCLLSLCPLPHLSAGVQPACLSTCLNL from the exons ATGAGCGTGTCTGCGCTGAGCCCCACCCGGCTCCCGGGCAGCCTCTCCGGGCTCCTCCAAGTGGCGGCCCTGCTgggcctgctcctgctgctgctcaagGCAGCTCAGCTCTACCTGCACCGCCAGTGGCTGCTCAGAGCGCTCCAGCAGTTCCCGTGCCCGCCCTTCCACTGGCTCCTGGGGCACAGCCGAGAG TTCCAGAATGACCAGGAGCTAGAACGGATTCAGAAATGGGTAGAGAAATTCCCTGGTGCCTGTCCATGGTGGCTGTCGGGGAACAAAGCTCGCCTCCTCGTTTATGATCCCGACTACCTCAAAGTGATTCTGGGACGATCAG GGTACGGTCTGCTCCTGCTGGACGGGCAGACATGGTTCCAGCATCGGCGCATGCTCACCCCAGCCTTCCACTACGACATCCTGAAGCCCTATGTGGGGCTCATGGTGGACTCCGTCCAAATCATGCTG GACAGATGGGAACAGCTGATCAGCCAGGACTCCTCGCTGGAGATCTTCCAACACGTCTCCCTGATGACCCTGGACACCATCATGAAGTGTGCCTTCAGCTACCAGGGCAGCGTCCAGCTGGACAG GAACTCCCACTCCTACATCCAGGCCATCAATGACCTGAACAACTTGGTATTTTACCGAGCGAGGAACGTCTTTCACCAGAGTGACTTCCTGTACAGGCTGAGCCCTGAAGGCCGCTTGTTCCACCGTGCCTGCCAGCTCGCCCATGAGCACACAg ACCGAGTGATCCAGCAGAGGAAGGCTCAGCTGCAGCAGGAGGGGGAGCTGGAGAAGGTCAGGAGGAAGAGGCGCTTGGACTTCCTGGACGTCCTCCTCTTTGCCAAG ATGGAGAACGGGAGCAGCCTGTCCGACCAGGACCTCCGCGCCGAGGTGGACACGTTCATGTTCGAGGGCCACGACACCACGGCCAGCGGCGTCTCCTGGATCTTCTATGCCCTGGCCACGCACCCCGAGCATCAGCACCGGTGCCGCGAGGAGATCCAGGGCCTCCTGGGGGACGGAGCCTCCATCACCTG GGAGCACCTGGACCAGATGCCCTACACCACCATGTGCATCAAGGAGGCGCTGAGACTCTACCCACCAGTGCCAAGTGTTACCAGACAGCTCAGCAAGCCCGTCACCTTCCCTGATGGACGCTCCCTCCCCAAGG GTGTTCGACCCTTTCCGGTTTGCACCAGATTCTGCTTACCACAGCCACGCTTTCCTGCCCTTCTCAGGGGGAGCACG GAACTGCATCGGGAAACAATTTGCCATGAGGGAGCTGAAGGTGGCCGTGGCCCTGACCCTGCTGCGCTTCGAGCTGCTGCCGGATCCCACCAGGATCCCCATCCCCATCGCACGGGTTGTGCTGAAGTCCAAGAATGGGATTCACCTGCGTCTCAGGAAGCTCCACTAACCCTGCTGGGGACTAGAACAGGCTCTGAGGCTTCCTACCTGGCATCCCGCCTTTGGATCACCTGCCTGTGTCCACTGCCCCTCTGCACACACCCTGCTTTCTCTGTGCCCACCTGCCCTTCTtgcacctgcctgccttcctgtctcctgtctctctgtcctctcccccACCTTTCTGCAGGCGTCCAGCCTGCTTGTCTGTCTACCTGTCTGAATCTCTAG
- the LOC127493460 gene encoding cytochrome P450 4A4-like isoform X1, with the protein MSVSALSPTRLPGSLSGLLQVAALLGLLLLLLKAAQLYLHRQWLLRALQQFPCPPFHWLLGHSREFQNDQELERIQKWVEKFPGACPWWLSGNKARLLVYDPDYLKVILGRSDPKAPRNYKLMTPWIGYGLLLLDGQTWFQHRRMLTPAFHYDILKPYVGLMVDSVQIMLDRWEQLISQDSSLEIFQHVSLMTLDTIMKCAFSYQGSVQLDRNSHSYIQAINDLNNLVFYRARNVFHQSDFLYRLSPEGRLFHRACQLAHEHTDRVIQQRKAQLQQEGELEKVRRKRRLDFLDVLLFAKMENGSSLSDQDLRAEVDTFMFEGHDTTASGVSWIFYALATHPEHQHRCREEIQGLLGDGASITWEHLDQMPYTTMCIKEALRLYPPVPSVTRQLSKPVTFPDGRSLPKGVRPFPVCTRFCLPQPRFPALLRGSTELHRETICHEGAEGGRGPDPAALRAAAGSHQDPHPHRTGCAEVQEWDSPASQEAPLTLLGTRTGSEASYLASRLWITCLCPLPLCTHPAFSVPTCPSCTCLPSCLLSLCPLPHLSAGVQPACLSTCLNL; encoded by the exons ATGAGCGTGTCTGCGCTGAGCCCCACCCGGCTCCCGGGCAGCCTCTCCGGGCTCCTCCAAGTGGCGGCCCTGCTgggcctgctcctgctgctgctcaagGCAGCTCAGCTCTACCTGCACCGCCAGTGGCTGCTCAGAGCGCTCCAGCAGTTCCCGTGCCCGCCCTTCCACTGGCTCCTGGGGCACAGCCGAGAG TTCCAGAATGACCAGGAGCTAGAACGGATTCAGAAATGGGTAGAGAAATTCCCTGGTGCCTGTCCATGGTGGCTGTCGGGGAACAAAGCTCGCCTCCTCGTTTATGATCCCGACTACCTCAAAGTGATTCTGGGACGATCAG ACCCAAAGGCTCCTCGTAACTATAAGTTAATGACTCCCTGGATTG GGTACGGTCTGCTCCTGCTGGACGGGCAGACATGGTTCCAGCATCGGCGCATGCTCACCCCAGCCTTCCACTACGACATCCTGAAGCCCTATGTGGGGCTCATGGTGGACTCCGTCCAAATCATGCTG GACAGATGGGAACAGCTGATCAGCCAGGACTCCTCGCTGGAGATCTTCCAACACGTCTCCCTGATGACCCTGGACACCATCATGAAGTGTGCCTTCAGCTACCAGGGCAGCGTCCAGCTGGACAG GAACTCCCACTCCTACATCCAGGCCATCAATGACCTGAACAACTTGGTATTTTACCGAGCGAGGAACGTCTTTCACCAGAGTGACTTCCTGTACAGGCTGAGCCCTGAAGGCCGCTTGTTCCACCGTGCCTGCCAGCTCGCCCATGAGCACACAg ACCGAGTGATCCAGCAGAGGAAGGCTCAGCTGCAGCAGGAGGGGGAGCTGGAGAAGGTCAGGAGGAAGAGGCGCTTGGACTTCCTGGACGTCCTCCTCTTTGCCAAG ATGGAGAACGGGAGCAGCCTGTCCGACCAGGACCTCCGCGCCGAGGTGGACACGTTCATGTTCGAGGGCCACGACACCACGGCCAGCGGCGTCTCCTGGATCTTCTATGCCCTGGCCACGCACCCCGAGCATCAGCACCGGTGCCGCGAGGAGATCCAGGGCCTCCTGGGGGACGGAGCCTCCATCACCTG GGAGCACCTGGACCAGATGCCCTACACCACCATGTGCATCAAGGAGGCGCTGAGACTCTACCCACCAGTGCCAAGTGTTACCAGACAGCTCAGCAAGCCCGTCACCTTCCCTGATGGACGCTCCCTCCCCAAGG GTGTTCGACCCTTTCCGGTTTGCACCAGATTCTGCTTACCACAGCCACGCTTTCCTGCCCTTCTCAGGGGGAGCACG GAACTGCATCGGGAAACAATTTGCCATGAGGGAGCTGAAGGTGGCCGTGGCCCTGACCCTGCTGCGCTTCGAGCTGCTGCCGGATCCCACCAGGATCCCCATCCCCATCGCACGGGTTGTGCTGAAGTCCAAGAATGGGATTCACCTGCGTCTCAGGAAGCTCCACTAACCCTGCTGGGGACTAGAACAGGCTCTGAGGCTTCCTACCTGGCATCCCGCCTTTGGATCACCTGCCTGTGTCCACTGCCCCTCTGCACACACCCTGCTTTCTCTGTGCCCACCTGCCCTTCTtgcacctgcctgccttcctgtctcctgtctctctgtcctctcccccACCTTTCTGCAGGCGTCCAGCCTGCTTGTCTGTCTACCTGTCTGAATCTCTAG
- the LOC127493460 gene encoding cytochrome P450 4A4-like isoform X4, whose amino-acid sequence MSVSALSPTRLPGSLSGLLQVAALLGLLLLLLKAAQLYLHRQWLLRALQQFPCPPFHWLLGHSREFQNDQELERIQKWVEKFPGACPWWLSGNKARLLVYDPDYLKVILGRSGYGLLLLDGQTWFQHRRMLTPAFHYDILKPYVGLMVDSVQIMLDRWEQLISQDSSLEIFQHVSLMTLDTIMKCAFSYQGSVQLDRNSHSYIQAINDLNNLVFYRARNVFHQSDFLYRLSPEGRLFHRACQLAHEHTDRVIQQRKAQLQQEGELEKVRRKRRLDFLDVLLFAKMENGSSLSDQDLRAEVDTFMFEGHDTTASGVSWIFYALATHPEHQHRCREEIQGLLGDGASITWEHLDQMPYTTMCIKEALRLYPPVPSVTRQLSKPVTFPDGRSLPKGVILFLSIYGLHYNPKVWQNPEVFDPFRFAPDSAYHSHAFLPFSGGARNCIGKQFAMRELKVAVALTLLRFELLPDPTRIPIPIARVVLKSKNGIHLRLRKLH is encoded by the exons ATGAGCGTGTCTGCGCTGAGCCCCACCCGGCTCCCGGGCAGCCTCTCCGGGCTCCTCCAAGTGGCGGCCCTGCTgggcctgctcctgctgctgctcaagGCAGCTCAGCTCTACCTGCACCGCCAGTGGCTGCTCAGAGCGCTCCAGCAGTTCCCGTGCCCGCCCTTCCACTGGCTCCTGGGGCACAGCCGAGAG TTCCAGAATGACCAGGAGCTAGAACGGATTCAGAAATGGGTAGAGAAATTCCCTGGTGCCTGTCCATGGTGGCTGTCGGGGAACAAAGCTCGCCTCCTCGTTTATGATCCCGACTACCTCAAAGTGATTCTGGGACGATCAG GGTACGGTCTGCTCCTGCTGGACGGGCAGACATGGTTCCAGCATCGGCGCATGCTCACCCCAGCCTTCCACTACGACATCCTGAAGCCCTATGTGGGGCTCATGGTGGACTCCGTCCAAATCATGCTG GACAGATGGGAACAGCTGATCAGCCAGGACTCCTCGCTGGAGATCTTCCAACACGTCTCCCTGATGACCCTGGACACCATCATGAAGTGTGCCTTCAGCTACCAGGGCAGCGTCCAGCTGGACAG GAACTCCCACTCCTACATCCAGGCCATCAATGACCTGAACAACTTGGTATTTTACCGAGCGAGGAACGTCTTTCACCAGAGTGACTTCCTGTACAGGCTGAGCCCTGAAGGCCGCTTGTTCCACCGTGCCTGCCAGCTCGCCCATGAGCACACAg ACCGAGTGATCCAGCAGAGGAAGGCTCAGCTGCAGCAGGAGGGGGAGCTGGAGAAGGTCAGGAGGAAGAGGCGCTTGGACTTCCTGGACGTCCTCCTCTTTGCCAAG ATGGAGAACGGGAGCAGCCTGTCCGACCAGGACCTCCGCGCCGAGGTGGACACGTTCATGTTCGAGGGCCACGACACCACGGCCAGCGGCGTCTCCTGGATCTTCTATGCCCTGGCCACGCACCCCGAGCATCAGCACCGGTGCCGCGAGGAGATCCAGGGCCTCCTGGGGGACGGAGCCTCCATCACCTG GGAGCACCTGGACCAGATGCCCTACACCACCATGTGCATCAAGGAGGCGCTGAGACTCTACCCACCAGTGCCAAGTGTTACCAGACAGCTCAGCAAGCCCGTCACCTTCCCTGATGGACGCTCCCTCCCCAAGG GtgtcattctttttctctccatttatGGCCTTCACTACAACCCGAAGGTGTGGCAAAACCCAGAG GTGTTCGACCCTTTCCGGTTTGCACCAGATTCTGCTTACCACAGCCACGCTTTCCTGCCCTTCTCAGGGGGAGCACG GAACTGCATCGGGAAACAATTTGCCATGAGGGAGCTGAAGGTGGCCGTGGCCCTGACCCTGCTGCGCTTCGAGCTGCTGCCGGATCCCACCAGGATCCCCATCCCCATCGCACGGGTTGTGCTGAAGTCCAAGAATGGGATTCACCTGCGTCTCAGGAAGCTCCACTAA
- the LOC127493460 gene encoding cytochrome P450 4A4-like isoform X3: protein MSVSALSPTRLPGSLSGLLQVAALLGLLLLLLKAAQLYLHRQWLLRALQQFPCPPFHWLLGHSREFQNDQELERIQKWVEKFPGACPWWLSGNKARLLVYDPDYLKVILGRSDPKAPRNYKLMTPWIGYGLLLLDGQTWFQHRRMLTPAFHYDILKPYVGLMVDSVQIMLDRWEQLISQDSSLEIFQHVSLMTLDTIMKCAFSYQGSVQLDRNSHSYIQAINDLNNLVFYRARNVFHQSDFLYRLSPEGRLFHRACQLAHEHTDRVIQQRKAQLQQEGELEKVRRKRRLDFLDVLLFAKMENGSSLSDQDLRAEVDTFMFEGHDTTASGVSWIFYALATHPEHQHRCREEIQGLLGDGASITWEHLDQMPYTTMCIKEALRLYPPVPSVTRQLSKPVTFPDGRSLPKGVILFLSIYGLHYNPKVWQNPEVFDPFRFAPDSAYHSHAFLPFSGGARNCIGKQFAMRELKVAVALTLLRFELLPDPTRIPIPIARVVLKSKNGIHLRLRKLH, encoded by the exons ATGAGCGTGTCTGCGCTGAGCCCCACCCGGCTCCCGGGCAGCCTCTCCGGGCTCCTCCAAGTGGCGGCCCTGCTgggcctgctcctgctgctgctcaagGCAGCTCAGCTCTACCTGCACCGCCAGTGGCTGCTCAGAGCGCTCCAGCAGTTCCCGTGCCCGCCCTTCCACTGGCTCCTGGGGCACAGCCGAGAG TTCCAGAATGACCAGGAGCTAGAACGGATTCAGAAATGGGTAGAGAAATTCCCTGGTGCCTGTCCATGGTGGCTGTCGGGGAACAAAGCTCGCCTCCTCGTTTATGATCCCGACTACCTCAAAGTGATTCTGGGACGATCAG ACCCAAAGGCTCCTCGTAACTATAAGTTAATGACTCCCTGGATTG GGTACGGTCTGCTCCTGCTGGACGGGCAGACATGGTTCCAGCATCGGCGCATGCTCACCCCAGCCTTCCACTACGACATCCTGAAGCCCTATGTGGGGCTCATGGTGGACTCCGTCCAAATCATGCTG GACAGATGGGAACAGCTGATCAGCCAGGACTCCTCGCTGGAGATCTTCCAACACGTCTCCCTGATGACCCTGGACACCATCATGAAGTGTGCCTTCAGCTACCAGGGCAGCGTCCAGCTGGACAG GAACTCCCACTCCTACATCCAGGCCATCAATGACCTGAACAACTTGGTATTTTACCGAGCGAGGAACGTCTTTCACCAGAGTGACTTCCTGTACAGGCTGAGCCCTGAAGGCCGCTTGTTCCACCGTGCCTGCCAGCTCGCCCATGAGCACACAg ACCGAGTGATCCAGCAGAGGAAGGCTCAGCTGCAGCAGGAGGGGGAGCTGGAGAAGGTCAGGAGGAAGAGGCGCTTGGACTTCCTGGACGTCCTCCTCTTTGCCAAG ATGGAGAACGGGAGCAGCCTGTCCGACCAGGACCTCCGCGCCGAGGTGGACACGTTCATGTTCGAGGGCCACGACACCACGGCCAGCGGCGTCTCCTGGATCTTCTATGCCCTGGCCACGCACCCCGAGCATCAGCACCGGTGCCGCGAGGAGATCCAGGGCCTCCTGGGGGACGGAGCCTCCATCACCTG GGAGCACCTGGACCAGATGCCCTACACCACCATGTGCATCAAGGAGGCGCTGAGACTCTACCCACCAGTGCCAAGTGTTACCAGACAGCTCAGCAAGCCCGTCACCTTCCCTGATGGACGCTCCCTCCCCAAGG GtgtcattctttttctctccatttatGGCCTTCACTACAACCCGAAGGTGTGGCAAAACCCAGAG GTGTTCGACCCTTTCCGGTTTGCACCAGATTCTGCTTACCACAGCCACGCTTTCCTGCCCTTCTCAGGGGGAGCACG GAACTGCATCGGGAAACAATTTGCCATGAGGGAGCTGAAGGTGGCCGTGGCCCTGACCCTGCTGCGCTTCGAGCTGCTGCCGGATCCCACCAGGATCCCCATCCCCATCGCACGGGTTGTGCTGAAGTCCAAGAATGGGATTCACCTGCGTCTCAGGAAGCTCCACTAA
- the LOC127493460 gene encoding cytochrome P450 4A4-like isoform X5 has protein sequence MTPWIGYGLLLLDGQTWFQHRRMLTPAFHYDILKPYVGLMVDSVQIMLDRWEQLISQDSSLEIFQHVSLMTLDTIMKCAFSYQGSVQLDRNSHSYIQAINDLNNLVFYRARNVFHQSDFLYRLSPEGRLFHRACQLAHEHTDRVIQQRKAQLQQEGELEKVRRKRRLDFLDVLLFAKMENGSSLSDQDLRAEVDTFMFEGHDTTASGVSWIFYALATHPEHQHRCREEIQGLLGDGASITWEHLDQMPYTTMCIKEALRLYPPVPSVTRQLSKPVTFPDGRSLPKGVRPFPVCTRFCLPQPRFPALLRGSTELHRETICHEGAEGGRGPDPAALRAAAGSHQDPHPHRTGCAEVQEWDSPASQEAPLTLLGTRTGSEASYLASRLWITCLCPLPLCTHPAFSVPTCPSCTCLPSCLLSLCPLPHLSAGVQPACLSTCLNL, from the exons ATGACTCCCTGGATTG GGTACGGTCTGCTCCTGCTGGACGGGCAGACATGGTTCCAGCATCGGCGCATGCTCACCCCAGCCTTCCACTACGACATCCTGAAGCCCTATGTGGGGCTCATGGTGGACTCCGTCCAAATCATGCTG GACAGATGGGAACAGCTGATCAGCCAGGACTCCTCGCTGGAGATCTTCCAACACGTCTCCCTGATGACCCTGGACACCATCATGAAGTGTGCCTTCAGCTACCAGGGCAGCGTCCAGCTGGACAG GAACTCCCACTCCTACATCCAGGCCATCAATGACCTGAACAACTTGGTATTTTACCGAGCGAGGAACGTCTTTCACCAGAGTGACTTCCTGTACAGGCTGAGCCCTGAAGGCCGCTTGTTCCACCGTGCCTGCCAGCTCGCCCATGAGCACACAg ACCGAGTGATCCAGCAGAGGAAGGCTCAGCTGCAGCAGGAGGGGGAGCTGGAGAAGGTCAGGAGGAAGAGGCGCTTGGACTTCCTGGACGTCCTCCTCTTTGCCAAG ATGGAGAACGGGAGCAGCCTGTCCGACCAGGACCTCCGCGCCGAGGTGGACACGTTCATGTTCGAGGGCCACGACACCACGGCCAGCGGCGTCTCCTGGATCTTCTATGCCCTGGCCACGCACCCCGAGCATCAGCACCGGTGCCGCGAGGAGATCCAGGGCCTCCTGGGGGACGGAGCCTCCATCACCTG GGAGCACCTGGACCAGATGCCCTACACCACCATGTGCATCAAGGAGGCGCTGAGACTCTACCCACCAGTGCCAAGTGTTACCAGACAGCTCAGCAAGCCCGTCACCTTCCCTGATGGACGCTCCCTCCCCAAGG GTGTTCGACCCTTTCCGGTTTGCACCAGATTCTGCTTACCACAGCCACGCTTTCCTGCCCTTCTCAGGGGGAGCACG GAACTGCATCGGGAAACAATTTGCCATGAGGGAGCTGAAGGTGGCCGTGGCCCTGACCCTGCTGCGCTTCGAGCTGCTGCCGGATCCCACCAGGATCCCCATCCCCATCGCACGGGTTGTGCTGAAGTCCAAGAATGGGATTCACCTGCGTCTCAGGAAGCTCCACTAACCCTGCTGGGGACTAGAACAGGCTCTGAGGCTTCCTACCTGGCATCCCGCCTTTGGATCACCTGCCTGTGTCCACTGCCCCTCTGCACACACCCTGCTTTCTCTGTGCCCACCTGCCCTTCTtgcacctgcctgccttcctgtctcctgtctctctgtcctctcccccACCTTTCTGCAGGCGTCCAGCCTGCTTGTCTGTCTACCTGTCTGAATCTCTAG